Genomic segment of Gloeocapsa sp. PCC 73106:
TTTCTGTCCTCATTGTCGGCAAACTATACCCGCTTTGACTTTGACCGATACTTATCTATGTTCTCGTCATGGAGCTTTCGAAGCCGATCCCAAAACGGGTGAACTAATTCATCTACAATCTGGACGTCATTGGCGCCTCTGGGAAGGAAAATGGTATCGACAACATACTCATCCCGATGGCATTCGTTTTGAAATTCATGAAGCTTTAGACCGACTCTATACCGAAGGCTATAGAGCTACTAAGGTAATTATTGCTAGTCGTTATCGGGAATTAGTTAGTGCGTATCTAGATAAAACTACACCAAAACGCAGTCATACAGAGTCCCTCTTACCGCGACTCTATGGATTGCCCGTAGATTTCAGCCCTGAAACCCCAGAAGAACCCTGCTGGGAAGTAATTAACTTTGATTTAGAAAAAGAACCCGGTGCGCCGACTCGCTATCCCTATTTTCGTATGTTTGAATAATGCTACATCATGTTTCTATTCGTACAGCCGACATTCACCGAGCGATCGCCTTTTACGAAAAGTTAGGATTTACCGTAGGAGAACGTTTTACCACCGGATATACTCTAGCTTGTTGGCTCGAGGGTTTACAAGGAAGAATCGAATTGATTCAAATACCTGAACCTAAACCCGCTCCCGACGCTTTTAATGATGAACATTATGTCGGTTACTATCATATTTCCTTTGATCTAACTGAGATAAGCGCTGATCTGAGCACTTGGCTACGTCAGTTGCAAATTCCCCAGCTTCAAGTATTACTCGAACCAAAACAACAGATGATCGGCGATCGCGTTTATGAGGTCATGTTTTTAGCAGATCCCGATGGACTGCCTTTGGAATTTATCAGATTACTATGATCTTAACGGATTGGTTAGCTTTAGTCATCGGTAATTCTCGTTTCCATTGGGCTTATTTCCACGGAAAAGAACTACAACAAACCTGGGATAGCTCAGAAGCGATTATCCCTGACGATTGGCGTCATCTTTGTCTCTATATCGCCTCGGTGACTAAAATCACAAGCTTCCCAGAACATCCCTATCAACGACTAATTCAACTCCAGGATATCCCCCTAAAAGGACTTTATTCAACCTTGGGTGTAGATCGTGCTTTGGCTCTTTGGGGAGCGATGGAGGTTTGGGGTTATCCCTGTTTAGTTATTGATGGGGGAACAGCTTTAACTTTTACTGGTGCTAATCAACATGGGGAATTTCAAGGCGGTGCGATTTTACCAGGTTTGGCATTACAATTGAATTCTTTAGCGATGGGAACTGCAGCTTTGCCGGGGATTAGTTTACCAGAAACGTTACCACCAATCTGGGCTAAAAGTACACCAGAAGCGATTAGCAGTGGCGTTATTTATACCGTTTTAGAGGGAATTAGCCAATTTATCGCCAAATGGTGGGCAGAATTTCCCCAAAGCCCAGTGATTTTCACAGGAGGGGATGGAG
This window contains:
- a CDS encoding pantothenate kinase produces the protein MILTDWLALVIGNSRFHWAYFHGKELQQTWDSSEAIIPDDWRHLCLYIASVTKITSFPEHPYQRLIQLQDIPLKGLYSTLGVDRALALWGAMEVWGYPCLVIDGGTALTFTGANQHGEFQGGAILPGLALQLNSLAMGTAALPGISLPETLPPIWAKSTPEAISSGVIYTVLEGISQFIAKWWAEFPQSPVIFTGGDGDILKAYLTQLHPEIACQVKYDSNLVFWGMRSLVTS
- a CDS encoding TIGR02652 family protein → MNSAYTYPIFGPEIFCPHCRQTIPALTLTDTYLCSRHGAFEADPKTGELIHLQSGRHWRLWEGKWYRQHTHPDGIRFEIHEALDRLYTEGYRATKVIIASRYRELVSAYLDKTTPKRSHTESLLPRLYGLPVDFSPETPEEPCWEVINFDLEKEPGAPTRYPYFRMFE
- a CDS encoding VOC family protein; the protein is MLHHVSIRTADIHRAIAFYEKLGFTVGERFTTGYTLACWLEGLQGRIELIQIPEPKPAPDAFNDEHYVGYYHISFDLTEISADLSTWLRQLQIPQLQVLLEPKQQMIGDRVYEVMFLADPDGLPLEFIRLL